In Quercus robur chromosome 10, dhQueRobu3.1, whole genome shotgun sequence, a genomic segment contains:
- the LOC126703279 gene encoding protein SOB FIVE-LIKE 1-like, which produces MGISVPLCGKLFWSEREKRALVVFSAMDSSQMFGGTEECQSSESGWTMYIGSPIYGGDDDDDDDGGDEGHSDDRSDDDDGDDDDGKTDADQDDDSDDSMASDASSRPSHAYGSANKKEEKNCFDNKQQQEKQKAQKMKEEKDQKMFRAKKAEAPSQSSAKVRKNIWMGKRK; this is translated from the exons ATGGGTATATCTGTTCCTTTGTGTGGAAAGCTGTTCtggtcagagagagagaaacgtgcATTAGTGGTTTTCTCAG CAATGGACTCTTCCCAAATGTTTGGAGGCACTGAAGAATGCCAAAGCAGTGAATCTGGGTGGACTATGTATATTGGCTCTCCTATCtatggtggtgatgatgatgatgatgatgatggtggtgatgaAGGACATAGTGATGATAgaagtgatgatgatgatggtgatgatgatgatggaaaaACTGATGCTGATCAAGATGATGATAGTGATGATTCCATGGCTTCCGATGCTTCTTCTCGCCCAAGTCATGCATATGGGAGTGCAAAcaagaaggaagagaagaattGCTTTGACAACAAACAACAACAGGAAAAGCAGAAAGCTCAAaagatgaaggaagaaaaagaccAGAAGATGTTCAGGGCAAAAAAAGCTGAGGCTCCATCTCAGAGTAGTGCCAAGGTCAGAAAAAACATCTGGATGGGCAAAAGgaaataa
- the LOC126704103 gene encoding uncharacterized protein LOC126704103: protein MCELHTEWPKNEITLYVEPEVEPIAIEEPMVEPVAVDQSWEMNDEDDDTDCEEVTNTVRSSVVDQNDVSAELVEGLRDGSCDGAVHVDDHATHGQTVGSDQAVHVDEPDWLDEGYEGPDYPDDIFGAPVPNMREHENDTENVNDGDGVRETVTDNGERPEAAASDQAGDNNDWAKKALDDDDTRSINSSKDEDERARCPEFNEKTSMNNPELCKGMKFPNGKVFRAALREYAVRKPVDIKFKLNEKTKVSVHYKYECSWRAVSGVKYRVMQDVYVDLSINQVYRAKRKVREFILSDERLQYGKLRDYAEMIRVTDVGSKVILQTEITEPNTQPKFKRMYMRYNAQKVGFLGGCRPLVGLDGYHLKGKFDGHLLLATTRDGNDNIFPVTLGVVEQENKDSWVWFLQTFADDIGRPDELNLVFISDRQKGLIPAMEMLFPTVEHRFCVKHIYNNFKLNFKGLELKAALWRCAATTTVREFEKRMQDMKELDKEAWKARDKPIISMLGWIRVRLMTRMYSKRSGIEKFTSNICPNIVQKLEQLKVNSKSFFAIPSGCYIYDVDNEYERHVVNLTRKCYTCRVWDLTRISCKHGVAAIYKNLERPEDYVHACFRKDAYVGAYKEMITPLPGQDEWV from the exons ATGTGTGAACTACATACTGAATGGCCAAAAAATGAAATCACACTTTATGTAGAACCTGAAGTTGAACCAATTGCTATTGAAGAACCTATGGTTGAACCAGTTGCAGTAGACCAGTCATGGGAAAtgaatgatgaagatgatgatactGATTGTGAGGAGGTGACCAATACTGTTAGATCATCTGTGGTTGACCAAAATGATGTTAGTGCAGAACTTGTAGAGGGTTTAAGGGATGGCAGTTGTGATGGAGCTGTGCATGTGGATGACCATGCTACCCATGGACAAACTGTTGGTAGTGATCAAGCTGTTCATGTGGATGAACCTGATTGGCTAGATGAAGGGTATGAAGGACCAGATTATCCTGATGACATATTTGGTGCTCCTGTGCCCAATATGAGAGAGCATGAAAATGATACTGAAAATGTAAATGATGGAGATGGTGTGAGAGAGACAGTTACAGATAATGGGGAGAGACCAGAAGCTGCTGCCAGTGATCAAGCCGGTGATAATAATGATTGGGCTAAAAAAGCTCTTGATGATGATGACACTAGGAGCATAAATAGTTCAAAGGATGAGGATGAAAGGGCGAGATGTCCAGAGTTTAATGAGAAGACTAGCATGAATAACCCAGAGTTATGCAAGGGTATGAAGTTCCCAAATGGGAAGGTGTTTAGGGCTGCCCTGAGGGAATATGCAGTGAGGAAGCCTGTGGACATTAAGTTCAAGCTTAATGAGAAGACCAAAGTTTCTGTCCATTACAAGTATGAATGTAGTTGGAGG GCAGTTTCTGGTGTGAAGTATCGAGTTATGCAGGATGTGTATGTGGACTTGAGCATAAATCAAGTGTACAGAGCTAAGAGGAAAGTTAGAGAGTTCATACTAAGTGATGAGAGGTTGCAGTATGGGAAGCTTAGGGACTATGCAGAGATGATAAGAGTAACTGATGTGGGGAGTAAGGTGATTTTGCAAACTGAGATTACTGAGCCTAACACACAACCCAAGTTCAAGAGGATGTATATGAGATACAATGCACAGAAAGTTGGATTCTTGGGGGGGTGCAGGCCACTTGTAGGATTAGATGGTTACCACTTGAAGGGCAAGTTTGATGGACATTTATTATTAGCAACTACAAGGGATGGGAATGACAATATTTTCCCTGTTACATTAGGTGTAGTTGAGCAAGAAAACAAGGATTCTTGGGTGTGGTTTTTACAGACATTTGCAGATGATATTGGGAGGCCAGATGAGCTGAATCTGGTGTTCATTTCAGATAGGCAGAAG GGATTGATACCTGCCATGGAGATGTTGTTTCCAACAGTTGAACATAGATTTTGTGTGAAGCATATTTACAACAACTTTAAGTTAAACTTCAAGGGTTTAGAATTGAAGGCTGCATTATGGAGGTGTGCTGCAACAACAACAGTTAGAGAGTTTGAGAAGAGAATGCAAGATATGAAGGAATTGGACAAAGAAGCATGGA AAGCTAGGGATAAGCCTATCATTTCCATGCTAGGGTGGATTAGGGTTAGGTTGATGACTAGAATGTACAGTAAGAGGTCTGGGATTGAAAAATTCACTAGTAACATATGTCCAAACATAGTGCAGAAGCTTGAGCAGTTGAAAGTTAATTCTAAGTCATTTTTCGCTATTCCATCGGGATGCTATATATATGATGTTGATAATGAGTATGAGAGGCATGTGGTTAACCTTACAAGAAAGTGTTATACTTGTAGAGTTTGGGATTTGACAAGAATCTCATGTAAGCATGGTGTTGCAGCAATCTATAAGAACTTGGAGAGGCCTGAAGATTATGTGCATGCATGCTTTAGAAAGGATGCCTATGTGGGTGCATATAAGGAGATGATTACCCCATTGCCTGGCCAAGATGAATGGGTTTAA